A window of the Thermoleophilia bacterium SCSIO 60948 genome harbors these coding sequences:
- a CDS encoding ASCH domain-containing protein: MTGGVYALNFFSPAFIDQLKRGRKTATIRLGDKSRKYRRGQVVWITVGYQHSPREKIFSAVVDDVDVKRVRDLSPRDIEHDNPEFRRLEETMSFMTQIYGRPVTEDDMVTVVRFSQIVEPPRSHFGNGEPPSQN; encoded by the coding sequence ATGACGGGCGGTGTCTACGCACTCAACTTCTTCTCGCCGGCGTTCATCGACCAGCTCAAGCGCGGACGCAAGACGGCGACGATCCGGCTCGGCGACAAGTCGCGCAAGTACCGCCGCGGCCAGGTCGTCTGGATCACGGTCGGCTACCAGCACTCGCCGCGGGAGAAGATCTTCTCCGCCGTGGTCGACGACGTCGACGTCAAGCGCGTCCGCGACCTCTCGCCGCGCGACATCGAGCACGACAACCCCGAGTTCCGCCGCCTCGAGGAGACGATGTCGTTCATGACCCAGATCTACGGCCGCCCCGTGACCGAGGACGACATGGTCACCGTCGTCCGCTTCTCGCAGATCGTCGAACCGCCGCGCTCGCACTTCGGCAACGGCGAGCCGCCGTCACAGAACTAG
- a CDS encoding Crp/Fnr family transcriptional regulator, which translates to MSVTQANQAADLLGRVPLFEDLSPADLERIGRVAVPRSLPRGVRVFHEGDHSDTCYIVRSGDLRVTREHQDGRAIALATLGEGDIFGELAMLDGGPRSASVETLTECELIGLPAADLKRVISENGDIAAKLIVALTRRLRETNERVTRQSFQTVPSRVAGVLSQLISEEMGSDGSESVTVRMTQADLAQLAGTSRESVSRFLATLERAGVVEVGRGRVTVVEPRRLGAYIF; encoded by the coding sequence ATGAGCGTGACGCAGGCAAACCAGGCGGCCGACCTACTCGGGCGAGTGCCGTTGTTCGAGGATCTCTCGCCGGCCGATCTCGAGCGGATCGGGCGTGTCGCGGTGCCGCGTTCGCTGCCGCGGGGGGTGCGGGTGTTCCACGAGGGCGATCACTCCGACACCTGCTACATCGTCCGCTCCGGCGACCTGCGTGTCACGCGCGAGCACCAGGACGGTCGTGCGATCGCGCTCGCGACCCTCGGCGAGGGCGACATCTTCGGCGAGCTCGCGATGCTCGACGGCGGCCCACGCTCGGCGAGCGTCGAGACGCTGACCGAGTGCGAGCTGATCGGCCTGCCCGCGGCCGACCTCAAGCGCGTGATCTCCGAGAACGGCGACATCGCCGCGAAGCTGATCGTCGCGCTGACCCGCCGCCTGCGCGAGACGAACGAGCGCGTCACGCGCCAGTCCTTCCAGACCGTGCCATCGCGCGTGGCTGGCGTCCTGAGCCAGCTGATCTCCGAGGAGATGGGTAGCGACGGATCGGAGTCGGTGACCGTGCGGATGACGCAGGCCGACCTCGCGCAGCTCGCGGGGACCTCGCGCGAGAGCGTCTCGCGCTTCCTCGCCACGCTCGAGCGCGCCGGGGTCGTCGAGGTCGGTCGCGGCCGCGTCACCGTGGTCGAGCCGCGCCGCCTCGGCGCCTACATCTTCTAG